The following coding sequences are from one Beggiatoa alba B18LD window:
- a CDS encoding peptidylprolyl isomerase: MLKLSHYCCVGLFLLLGACGGGESVKEESSPTTSANTTTDTAATSQTSSSGYEYHVYHILISTPRGASAADMTTLQTQAERVLKMVKEGENFQGVAATVSNSPSAETGGDLGWRTLSELPSLFTDTVKTMQVGDVSDLIRNDSGFHIIKLADKRPTQRK, from the coding sequence ATGTTGAAACTATCTCACTATTGTTGTGTTGGCTTATTTTTATTATTAGGAGCTTGTGGAGGGGGCGAATCTGTCAAGGAAGAATCCTCCCCAACAACCAGCGCAAATACAACAACTGACACAGCAGCAACCTCACAAACCAGTAGCAGTGGTTACGAATATCACGTCTATCATATTTTAATTTCAACCCCTCGTGGTGCGAGTGCAGCAGATATGACAACCCTGCAAACACAAGCAGAAAGAGTGCTTAAAATGGTGAAAGAAGGAGAAAATTTCCAAGGTGTTGCCGCAACTGTTTCTAACAGTCCCAGCGCGGAAACAGGCGGGGATTTAGGATGGCGCACCTTGAGCGAACTTCCCTCATTGTTCACTGATACCGTTAAAACTATGCAAGTGGGTGATGTGAGTGATTTAATTCGGAATGATAGTGGTTTTCACATTATCAAACTCGCGGATAAAAGACCCACCCAACGCAAATAA